Proteins from one Suncus etruscus isolate mSunEtr1 chromosome 3, mSunEtr1.pri.cur, whole genome shotgun sequence genomic window:
- the WDR89 gene encoding WD repeat-containing protein 89 has protein sequence MEVLEKELANLNIVKRSSGKEEPTYLLGIDTSKTMQTEKGSLVAVLCSNGSVRIYDKERLEVLREFSARSGFLNGIKFANSCDHLYSSCTDGTVKCWDARLASEKPIQLFKGYPSNIFISFDINHNDHVICAGTEKIDDDALLIFWDARMTSQDISSTKDPLGAYSETHSDDITNVCFHPTNPSMVVSGSTDGLVNVFDISLDNEEDALVTTCNSVSSVSSIGWSGKDYKEIFCMTHDEGFYWWDLNHLDTDQPLTCLNIQDVREVIKVKEGPLDYLIGGLYHEKMDKLFVVGGANTGSIHLMNCTTSGLVHVTSLQGGHAATVRSFSWNMHDNSLLTGGEDAQLLLWKPEAKEKTFTKKESMKIASSVYHRVRVHNNESYKRKKKQ, from the coding sequence ATGGAGGTGCTTGAGAAAGAGCTGGCTAATCTGAACATTGTGAAACGTTCCTCGGGAAAGGAAGAACCCACTTACCTGCTTGGCATAGACACATCCAAGACCATGCAAACAGAGAAAGGAAGCTTGGTGGCTGTTTTATGCTCTAATGGGTCAGTTAGAATATACGATAAAGAAAGGTTAGAGGTACTGCGAGAATTTAGTGCACGTTCTGGATTTCTCAATGGTATCAAATTTGCAAATTCTTGTGACCACCTGTATTCCTCGTGTACTGATGGCACTGTCAAATGTTGGGACGCTCGATTAGCCAGTGAAAAACCTATCCAGTTGTTCAAGGGTTACccttctaatatttttatcagtTTTGACATCAACCATAACGATCATGTTATTTGTGCTGGCACAGAAAAAATTGATGATGATGCATTGTTGATATTCTGGGATGCGAGAATGACTTCTCAGGATATATCTAGTACTAAAGACCCACTTGGTGCCTACTCAGAGACACACAGCGATGACATCACTAACGTGTGCTTCCACCCCACCAATCCCAGCATGGTGGTTTCGGGTTCAACTGACGGCCTGGTGAATGTTTTTGATATTAGTCTGGATAATGAAGAAGACGCGCTGGTGACCACCTGTAACTCAGTTTCCTCAGTAAGCAGTATCGGTTGGTCTGGGAAGGATTATAAAGAGATATTCTGCATGACACATGATGAAGGATTTTATTGGTGGGATCTTAATCATCTGGATACTGATCAACCTCTCACCTGTTTGAACATCCAAGATGTTAGGGAAGTGATTAAAGTGAAAGAAGGTCCTTTGGACTATTTGATTGGTGGACTGTATCATGAGAAAATGGACAAATTGTTCGTTGTTGGAGGAGCCAACACAGGAAGCATTCACTTAATGAACTGCACTACCTCAGGACTGGTCCACGTAACCAGCCTTCAAGGAGGACATGCTGCTACTGTCCGTTCTTTCTCTTGGAATATGCATGACAATTCTTTGCTAACTGGAGGAGAAGATGCGCAGTTGTTACTCTGGAAACCTGAAGCAAaagagaagacatttacaaagaaagaaagcatgaaaATAGCATCTTCTGTGTACCATCGAGTTCGAGTCCACAATAACGAGTCTTACAAGAGGAAAAAGAAGCAGTAA